From the Toxotes jaculatrix isolate fToxJac2 chromosome 15, fToxJac2.pri, whole genome shotgun sequence genome, one window contains:
- the tra2b gene encoding transformer-2 protein homolog beta isoform X2 → MSDNDKGQESRSASRSVSPRGSGKSGSRSPARSPAHSKEGSRHSRSKSRSRSRSKSGSHSHRSSRRHYSQSRSRSRSYHRRSRSRSYSGDRRRRSHSRSPMSNRRRHIGNRANPDPNCCLGVFGLSLYTTERDLREVFSKYGPLADVSIVYDQQSRRSRGFAFVYFENTDDAKEAKERANGMELDGRRIRVDFSITKRPHTPTPGIYMGRPTYGGGGPSGPRRYSRDYDRGYDRGYDRGGYDRYDDRDYYRSYRRSPSPYYREAYRSRSRSRSYSPRRY, encoded by the exons ATGAGCGACAACGACAAAGGTCAG GAGTCTCGCTCTGCATCTCGGAGCGTGAGTCCACGGGGCTCAGGGAAGTCAGGAAGCCGTTCTCCGGCTCGCTCACCAGCCCATTCAAAAGAAGGCTCCCGCCATTCCCGCTCCAAATCTCGGTCCCGGTCCAGGTCAAAATCTGG GTCCCATTCCCACCGTAGTTCACGCAGACACTACAGCCAATCTCGTTCCCGCTCGAGGTCCTATCACCGCCGATCTCGTAGCAGGTCCTACAGTGGAGACCGTCGACGCAGGAGCCATAGCCGCTCACCCATGTCCAATCGCCGTAGGCACATCGGCAACCGC GCGAATCCAGACCCAAACTGCTGCCTGGGAGTGTTTGGTCTGAGCTTGTACACCACAGAGAGGGATCTGAGGGAGGTCTTCTCTAAATATGGCCCCTTGGCGGATGTCAGCATTGTGTATGACCAGCAGTCGAGACGCTCCAGGGGCTTTGCCTTCGTTTACTTCGAGAACACAGATGACGCTAAAGAG GCAAAGGAACGAGCCAATGGAATGGAACTGGATGGTCGTAGGATCAGGGTAGACTTCTCCATCACAAAAAGACCTCACACCCCAACCCCTGGAATCTACATGGGCCGACCCACATA TGGTGGAGGTGGTCCCAGTGGTCCTCGACGTTATTCACGTGACTACGACCGTGGGTATGATCGCGGATATGACAGAGGTGGCTATGATCGCTATGACGACAGGGACTACTACAGATCATACAG ACGATCTCCATCACCGTACTACAGAGAGGCTTACAGGTCTCGGTCCAGATCACGGTCTTATTCTCCCC GTCGTTATTGA
- the tra2b gene encoding transformer-2 protein homolog beta isoform X1 gives MSDNDKGQESRSASRSVSPRGSGKSGSRSPARSPAHSKEGSRHSRSKSRSRSRSKSGSHSHRSSRRHYSQSRSRSRSYHRRSRSRSYSGDRRRRSHSRSPMSNRRRHIGNRANPDPNCCLGVFGLSLYTTERDLREVFSKYGPLADVSIVYDQQSRRSRGFAFVYFENTDDAKEAKERANGMELDGRRIRVDFSITKRPHTPTPGIYMGRPTYGGGGPSGPRRYSRDYDRGYDRGYDRGGYDRYDDRDYYRSYRRRSPSPYYREAYRSRSRSRSYSPRRY, from the exons ATGAGCGACAACGACAAAGGTCAG GAGTCTCGCTCTGCATCTCGGAGCGTGAGTCCACGGGGCTCAGGGAAGTCAGGAAGCCGTTCTCCGGCTCGCTCACCAGCCCATTCAAAAGAAGGCTCCCGCCATTCCCGCTCCAAATCTCGGTCCCGGTCCAGGTCAAAATCTGG GTCCCATTCCCACCGTAGTTCACGCAGACACTACAGCCAATCTCGTTCCCGCTCGAGGTCCTATCACCGCCGATCTCGTAGCAGGTCCTACAGTGGAGACCGTCGACGCAGGAGCCATAGCCGCTCACCCATGTCCAATCGCCGTAGGCACATCGGCAACCGC GCGAATCCAGACCCAAACTGCTGCCTGGGAGTGTTTGGTCTGAGCTTGTACACCACAGAGAGGGATCTGAGGGAGGTCTTCTCTAAATATGGCCCCTTGGCGGATGTCAGCATTGTGTATGACCAGCAGTCGAGACGCTCCAGGGGCTTTGCCTTCGTTTACTTCGAGAACACAGATGACGCTAAAGAG GCAAAGGAACGAGCCAATGGAATGGAACTGGATGGTCGTAGGATCAGGGTAGACTTCTCCATCACAAAAAGACCTCACACCCCAACCCCTGGAATCTACATGGGCCGACCCACATA TGGTGGAGGTGGTCCCAGTGGTCCTCGACGTTATTCACGTGACTACGACCGTGGGTATGATCGCGGATATGACAGAGGTGGCTATGATCGCTATGACGACAGGGACTACTACAGATCATACAG aaGACGATCTCCATCACCGTACTACAGAGAGGCTTACAGGTCTCGGTCCAGATCACGGTCTTATTCTCCCC GTCGTTATTGA